A single genomic interval of Candidatus Desulfatibia profunda harbors:
- a CDS encoding DUF4062 domain-containing protein, protein MVSSTVYGIEELLERVYAILTSFGYEVWMSHKGTLPVLPDKTAFENCFQAVEACDLFLAIITTHYGSGKEDKGALSITHQELLKAIEQNKPRWILAHDQVVFARTLLINLEYDTAKKRSKLSLKKNPVIDDLRVIDMYEAAIRHDIQIKDRKGNWVQKFVTSEDAQLFASSQFYRYQEVEHFLQEQLKDYAAVSKQMAKGVKS, encoded by the coding sequence ATGGTTTCTTCCACTGTTTATGGGATTGAGGAACTCCTTGAGCGTGTGTATGCAATCCTGACGAGTTTTGGTTATGAAGTTTGGATGTCACACAAAGGAACCCTGCCTGTTCTTCCGGACAAAACTGCCTTCGAAAACTGTTTTCAGGCAGTAGAAGCATGTGATTTATTCCTCGCCATTATAACAACTCACTACGGTAGCGGGAAAGAAGATAAAGGTGCACTGTCAATTACCCATCAGGAATTATTGAAAGCAATTGAACAAAATAAACCCCGTTGGATTTTGGCTCACGACCAGGTTGTTTTTGCACGAACTCTTTTAATAAACCTTGAATATGATACGGCAAAAAAGCGTTCTAAACTGTCCTTGAAAAAGAATCCTGTGATTGATGATCTTCGTGTCATCGATATGTATGAAGCCGCAATTCGACATGATATCCAAATAAAAGATCGGAAAGGAAATTGGGTACAAAAATTTGTCACCTCAGAGGATGCTCAACTTTTTGCCTCATCGCAGTTTTATCGCTATCAAGAAGTAGAGCATTTTCTTCAAGAGCAGCTTAAGGATTATGCAGCTGTAAGCAAACAGATGGCAAAGGGGGTGAAGTCATGA